From a single Lolium rigidum isolate FL_2022 chromosome 7, APGP_CSIRO_Lrig_0.1, whole genome shotgun sequence genomic region:
- the LOC124674993 gene encoding probable leucine-rich repeat receptor-like protein kinase At1g68400, translated as MPHFHRCLSMLPLMILLFHLPTWFVHGEVANGGHQDLPFLLSFKSYNNVAALETWVGPNPCSGSWLGVRCSRGRVAGVFLDDAALLGSVAPLLGLTQIRVLAVRNNSLTGTLPPLNNSTSPRLRHLLLSHNNISGSLNLSLPSLVTLRAEHNSFSGGLQELRVPMIARFNVSVNKLAGDISSSLSRFPSSSFGGNLDLCGKPLPRCVHAYNNAVQYSASNATTASIAQSPTAGTNASNIAMDSSSNGRFSKLGMTALLATGIGNAVLVTVSLAISVAMFIYIRRKLRSSPMEDATKSNAALGFEHEEDDKVRNGEDKCQKSGALICFEGGEELRLETLLKASAEVLGKGVYGSTYKAVLEDGIVAAVKRLSALQFPGRSKAFDRHMRLVGRLRHRHVVSLRGYCSSNGERLLVYDYLPNGSLQSLLQINGGRTRSLDWGTRKGILFDAAQGLNYIHTFPARPTLVHGNVKPSNILLDERGAACVSECGLMRYAVNLQQSVPQGPEVFLDRAAGSGGGWHGYAAPELAASGSRATQESDVYSFGMMLLAVVTAKGGEEEGGGEETMGMVRIGVLRTAEAPEERPRMSQVLTMMSEFI; from the exons ATGCCTCATTTCCACCGTTGTTTATCCATGCTCCCGCTCATGATCCTCCTCTTCCATCTCCCGACATGGTTTGTCCATGGAGAGGTCGCCAATGGTGGCCACCAAGACCTCCCTTTCCTCCTCTCCTTCAAATCCTACAACAATGTTGCCGCCCTCGAGACATGGGTCGGCCCCAACCCATGCTCCGGCTCATGGCTCGGGGTTAGGTGCTCCAGGGGCAGGGTCGCGGGCGTCTTCTTGGACGACGCCGCACTGCTGGGCAGCGTGGCTCCTCTCCTTGGTCTCACCCAGATCAGGGTGCTCGCCGTCAGGAACAACTCCCTGACCGGCACTCTCCCTCCCCTGAACAACTCCACCAGCCCGAGGTTGAGGCACCTGCTGCTCTCCCACAACAATATCAGCGGGAGCCTCAATCTTTCGCTGCCTTCTCTGGTCACTCTCAGGGCAGAGCACAACAGTTTCAGTGGCGGCTTGCAGGAGCTGCGCGTGCCAATGATCGCAAGGTTCAACGTGTCCGTTAACAAGCTCGCCGGGGACATCTCCAGCTCCCTGTCGAGGTTCCCAAGCTCGTCATTCGGCGGGAATCTCGATCTCTGCGGCAAGCCTCTCCCAAGATGTGTCCATGCGTACAACAATGCAGTGCAATATAGTGCCTCAAATGCTACCACTGCCAGTATCGCTCAATCTCCTACTGCAGGAACAAACGCAAGTAACATTGCTATGGATTCTTCCAGCAATGGAAGATTCAGTAAACTTGGCATGACTGCGCTCCTGGCCACTGGCATTGGCAATGCGGTGCTCGTCACGGTCTCGTTGGCCATCTCTGTAGCCATGTTCATCTACATCAGAAGGAAGCTGAGATCCTCCCCAATGGAAGACGCTACAAAATCCAATGCCGCGCTTGGTTTCGAGCATGAGGAGGATGACAAGGTCAGGAACGGCGAGGACAAGTGCCAGAAGAGCGGCGCGCTTATCTGCTTCGAGGGCGGCGAGGAGCTGAGGCTGGAGACCCTCCTCAAGGCCTCGGCCGAGGTGCTCGGCAAGGGCGTGTACGGGAGCACCTACAAGGCGGTCCTCGAGGACGGCATCGTGGCCGCCGTGAAGCGGCTCAGCGCTCTGCAGTTTCCGGGCCGGAGCAAGGCCTTCGACCGCCACATGCGGCTCGTCGGCAGGCTCCGCCACCGGCACGTCGTCAGCCTCAGGGGCTACTGCAGCTCCAACGGCGAGCGGCTGCTCGTATACGACTACCTCCCCAACGGGAGCCTCCAGTCCCTTCTGCAAATCAATG GCGGGAGAACGAGAAGCTTGGACTGGGGGACGAGGAAGGGCATCCTGTTCGACGCGGCGCAGGGACTCAACTACATCCACACGTTCCCGGCGCGGCCGACGCTGGTGCACGGGAACGTGAAGCCGTCCAACATCCTCCTCGACGAGCGCGGCGCTGCGTGCGTCTCCGAGTGCGGGCTCATGCGCTACGCCGTCAACCTCCAGCAGTCCGTCCCGCAGGGCCCCGAGGTGTTCCTGGACcgggcggcggggagcggcggcGGATGGCACGGGtacgcggcgccggagctggcggcgtcgggctcgagggcgacgcaggaGTCGGACGTGTACAGCTTCGGTATGATGCTTCTCGCGGTGGTGACGGCCaagggcggcgaggaggagggcggaGGGGAGGAGACGATGGGGATGGTTAGGATCGGCGTCCTCCGCACTGCCGAGGCGCCGGAGGAGAGGCCCAGGATGTCGCAGGTGCTCACCATGATGAGCGAATTCATCTAG